CCACACCTGAGAGTGACAACCCTAGATCCACGTAGTACCCTTGCGTGTCATAGCCACTTTGCTTCATAAAAAGGGCCAGTTGTCCAATATTGACATAATTACaactttaaaaaacctgaaaataagCAGAGCATAACGGGTGTTTCACAATGCAACAAAAAGAGACCATTATAGCTCCCATCTCCGAAATGATTTGGTTAACAGGAACACGTATGCATGAAGCTGTTTCCTACAGAGTCAGGCCCTCGGTCTGAAGTTCAACATTgtatactctgactggcagcggctcttcAAGATCTCAGGCAAGGGTTTTTGACATCACCTGATCACTTTAGTTAGAGATAGCagggttgaatctgggaccttgcAATAATAAAGCAAATGCCCTACTACCGAGTCATTCCCCTTCACCCAACAATGGTATAAGCATTTCAGGAGAGAAGGTTTAAGCATTCATTATAGATTTGGAAAGCATCTTGAATTACAAAAAGTCAGAATTACAAAATAGCAGAATTTAAGCCCATgttaagatcagtggactctTTATTGCATTGCTGCCTAGACAACTAAGGATATATAACTGGTGAACAGAACGTTTTTATTTTCATCATAAAAGGTTTGTAATGGACTTTGGCTAATTGAACTTCCATCTAGGAAGATTGTCATATAAAGTATTCTAAAGatcccattaaaaaaatcacGCAACATTTGATATGGATCACTTCTTTGTTCAACACAATTTATGCCTCTAGGGCATTCAAAAACAAATACTCTAGACAAGCAATCTCTTTTCTCAGTTAATAAAACACCTGCCATTTGGAAACATCTCCCATTTCTGCAGCTAATTGTGTTTGCACAATTGCATGCACAACAAGGGAACATCATGCAGGATGTAAGGCACAGatattaaacaaaaaaaccccttccctatATCAACAGTAATATTCAACATTTTAAAGAATTCAAATCTAATTAAAGTTGCAACAatagaaaaatattattttaacatCCACTGCACAGAATAAGACTTACATAAGTGTAAGAAAAGTTTTAAGTTAACACttcaatcctatgcacacttatcTGGGAGCATAAAGGAATGCTGCCCGACAACCTGGATAGCTGCTGCCCCTGAGTTGACAATAcagactttgtattgtcgaaggctttccttccggaatcactgaggtgctgtgtggtttccgggctgtatggccgtgttctagcagcattctctcctgacttttcgcctgcatctgtggctggcatcttcagaggatctgatagtaggaaaggaaagcaagtggagtatatatacctgtaagtaacaatgaagatagcaaggtcaataggcgagggcatctgaatagaagtagcctggcctttgttccctttgattgtatattgtctatagtcatcctgtgtttgtcagctccacacaaacacaggatgactatagacaatatacaattaaagggaacaaaggccaggctacttctattcagatgccctcacctattgaccttgctatcttcactgttactcacatgctacatacttcattgttactcacttgccaggctacttctattcagatgccctcacctattgaccttgctatcttcattgttactcacaggtatacatactccacttgctttcctttcctactatcagatcctctgaagatgccagccacagatgcaggcgaaatgtcaggagagaatgctgctagaacacggccatacaccctggaaaccacacagcacctcaatacAGACTTTGTTGGACCGATTCAGTACAAGGTAATCTCATGTGAATGTGTAAGTCCCTTTGAAAGGTACTCTTATTTCTGAGCAACGCTGGTTCCTGGCGCTGGTTCCTGTTCTAAAACTTCACACAAAACGTGTTCCAAACTGAAGCTTAAGTCGCCATCCAAATACAACCAAGTGTGCATCACAGGAAGTCCCGGTGTGAAAAATCCCCCAGTGCTTACCATTATGAACTACTTTTGCCTTAATCACGTTGTTCCCAAACTCAGTTGATTTTATAACTATGTTAATACTTAATTGCACACTTATTTAGCAGCAGCAGAGTACTATCTGAACTGCACTAAAACTTGGGCCTTCAGAACACACCCTGGATTTTTTAAAGGCCACCTCCCAAATGAACATGTCCCAAGAAGCATTGTTAAGTGTTGATACCTGGTATCGTCTGGGCCATTGGCTCAGTGGTCACAGCGGGAGCAGCACTTGGCTGTTGCTGGCTAGAGCTAACTTCCGGCTCCGTGCTAACGGAAGGCGATAACGCTGAATCACTGGGAACTTGATTTGGCGCAGGCTGGAGATCTTCGGAGGTCGCTCGCTCTTCTTGCCCAGGAAGCTGCAAAGCCGATAAAGGAATGCTTATTTGTTTTCCGGTGTTGGAAGTGGTGGCTGGAACCTGGAGGGCTCCCTGGGCGTTAGGTGCCGGGGTGCTGCCAGGCCCTCTGCTTGGAGAAGCCAAAGTTACTTTCGCGGGCTTCTGAACTACAGGCCGCGATATGACAGATGAAGAGGCAGAGACGCTTTGTAAATCAAAGTCAGCACCGAGTGAAGAAGCTGGCTTAGGTGGCCCAGGGTAGGAAGCTCCAGGGTGAGTTTTGGGTTTTGACATTTGGGTCAGCGATAATGTGGGCCCATCAATGCCGCCGGTAATTTCTGCATTGGCTACAATATAATAATCCTCAGGGATTTCTTGCTTGATTTTTGTTACCACGGGATCACTGTTGCTCCCATCAACCTGAGATCCCGAATGAAATGAGGAGGATAGGCTCGGGCCTGGCCTTTTGCGTGAAACGGTCTGAGTTCTTTGCGGATGAGGTTCAAAGTCGCTGTCTTCGTCTGTCACGGAGGACTCGCAGACCATATCGAAAAGCGTCCCTTCGTCTTCATATCCCTCCACAGTTTCGTCTAATTCAGAAGGCTCACTGCAGTAGGAGAAATCGCACGAATCTCTGGTTCTGTTACAGTCCAGCTTGGCTTTCCCTGGCCTTCCAGAGTACCGCTCCACAGGGCTGGTTTGTGTGTCTGAGGGCATGCCTATGATGCTGGGACTGTCCGAATTGAAGCTTCTGTTGTCCTGGAAACACACTCTTTCCTGTGAGCCAGCCCGACAGGTTGCCGTGAGTGGCCAGTGATAGGCGTGGCCCGCACTGCAGCCCCACATAGCTGTCAGGTTGCCATGGGACCCCTCTGACAATAGATGTTTGAGGTTTGGAATGAGGCTACAAATAGTTCCATGGCTATGGGCCCAGCTGACCAGTTTAGCAAGGTTTTCAGAGGAAGTGTGAAGGCAGTCCTCCATGGTGATGCACAGCCACTGTTGCTCTGTTCCTAGAGAATAAAGGGGAAAAAGTTAGGTTGGGACAGAGGtttgtgttggaatttccagccttgctttgcatgcagcagcagcaagagcagcagggaattctgggaagctgcacgaacattctaaaggtgacagttaaaatccgttggtagtgttctgttccctcacacactctctggcacattccgcacatgcagaataatgcactttgaaactgctttcagtgctctttgaagctgtgcggaatagcaaaatccacttgcaaacagttgtgaaagtggtttgaaaacgcattattttgcgtgtgcggaaggggcctctgagactGACTGCCTGACTTACTGAGAGAaaagatttgatttgatatttaatttatataccaccctcccccagagggctcagggcggtgaacaacagcaaaataatacataataatatgcAATAAACATAACAATACAAAACCATGGCTAGTAACCAAATTCAATAGCCTCCCAGCCCAACAGTTCAGACAATAATGTAATCAGGTTAACAAGTCATAACAAGTAAATCAACacgtaacaacaacaaaattaaatataacaTGTCATAACAGCAGCAATATAATCACCATGGAATCACAATAACCTAACATTTCGCATAACATTTCACATAACAgcataacaaatatttatatagCAACAATAACAGAACATTTCACCATAGCATAACATTACAATAATTACAAATGCAAGAATAACGACAAATAACATAATAATATCCAAAATACAATTCCCCCACAACCCACCTACAATAACCTTACTCCCTACAATTAACATAACAATTTAACCTGACATAGCACGAAGTTGTACAGATAGATGGCGACTTCTTAGTAAGACCATAGTCTAGAAACCTAACCAAAACaacctaacaacaacaacagtcttCCTGCCTACACTACACTACCAACACAATTTAGTGAATACATATCAACCTAGTCCCTATCACTAACTAAACACTATTTTAACACCCTGCCAAACCTAATAACTCTAAATCTACTACGTCTACATTAAGATAATGAAATTTAATGACCAAGTCCGCAGCGTCATGCATAGATGAATCCAGCATGAGTGAGTTCCTGCATCTTTATAGAGTCTTTACAGAGCCGCCGCCATGTTCTCAATAGGCGGGCCTCGCTCCTCGGTGAGGGACTCTCCAGGATTTCACAGGCAAGAGGCTCTCGAAAAGTTGTTCTGGGGGCTCTGCCACCACCCTCCCTCACTACCACACTCCAGGCTCCATCCATATGCTTTCAGGACTAGATAACTGAAATAATccctgtaggcgcagaagaaagaaagtagaaaagagggaaaaagaatgtagacagaaggaaaagagaaagtagagaaagaggaaagggttTTTGATTTAAtaagaaaggttatttcttctttccctccattatttttcctataatggagagatggcaaccataatgctgaTGACCAAAGAAATCaagcaggccttaaacctattctttcctATTGCTAGCATAGgctaataactccaaaaatgtcccattgttcacaattatacaaaatgtgcaaactaagCTGTTgttgagatcctgttgtacccaagagATACCTTAAAAGTCGCCCTCTTCCTGAGAACAATAGGAAGgcctatgagaaagttcaggctctttgtctgagaaatagggcaacttgaaacatacatgataagaggaACAAGGGTTTTTTGTTCATATAACATCAAagagtgaaatactgacatcttccaatggggatcttggacaaccccaaagggctgtgggaacagggaaaatctccaccttttgtatgattgattgatgatgtgggcattttggggtgtattctttgctgccattttgatattgcttgccattaatactataaaaatgagaacacaccgccattttagtgtggctcccctgatattgtcttgcccgcagttggccgaataaagatctttctgattttattctgtatcggcttgagcttctttgagcttatttaatttaattcgttactccgttgtaacatCCCTGTTTGTCTGGGCTCCAGATTACTCAATCAAATATGTTAAAACATCTTCATATCTAACAAACCCACACTTGGCATACTGCTTCATCTTTGACTTTCTTGTTATACCTTAAAAGAATCCCACAGGAGAGAATTAggatgtgctctgtgctctgtatactgctgtaaaccaaatgataaagaaatgtgctctgactagactaaaagatattgtaatgcAACCatactgtaacaaactatgagaggaagagggaggaagagggagccaacccggcaatttaatctgaatgctgaggttttagttttagtttagaaaaaaacggttggctccctcttcctccgcccccccccggttgaacaggggccagcctgctctaccctccagcaagtcccgcgtgcacctctctgtgcctctctagcatctctgcctcctctgtgccccccccccaagcagcagccacctagagcacaagcaccaggcccgccagtcaagtcctccctgctcaccgcggtgcacgcacgtcatgctcagtggcccaggccagtctaagtgtgtgtgtgtgtggggggggggtgacgaactctgtgttcacgtgcccacagagagggctctgagtgccacctctgggacccgtgctataggttcgccatcactgtcttataggATGGAGGATGGCTGACAACTTATCAGCTGAAGATAGGTTACTTCTTGAAACCCAGAATCTTGAAACCCAGaaaggatggagcctgggggtaAATTCTTTAGAATCAGGAAATTTTATCATACAttactgtatttattgtattatgtgttggaaaccaccctgagcctgtaagtgggagggaggaaggcaggaagggagggagggaaaggagggaaggaaggagggagggagggagggagggagggagggagggagggagggaggacctCCTCAGGCAGGGTGTTCGGCAAAGAGGGAACCACCACAGAGAATTCGTGAGAATAGACAGTTGCCAGTCTTACCTATTTGCACCTTCCACATAAGTGACTGTCATTTTAGTGCCTCTCCCATTCTGTTCAGTCTTTTTTTCATTCCTGATCCAAAACACCCTCCTCTGAAATCATTCTCTTCCTTTCATGCATCAAGCCTCTTGGCAGCATTTTATTTAAacataaattttaaatatttattattattgttgttgttgtagatttcacagctgccagatctttagctggttgttggccttcattacaattcgagcctcacccataggaagttgtaatgtattggcgtagtattcgtgcggatcccagcagggctgccttctgaatttgacagatgttaattttgtcaattcgaagatgtttcaagtgctgccctagtgtttttggaatggcgcccagcatgccgattaccactgggatgacctcagctggtttgtgccatagacgctgaagctcgattctcaaatcgcggtatctagtgaccttctcgtgttctttttcaatgaccctgctgtcaccggggactgctatgtcgatgatgctcactttcttgtcctcgatcacggtgatgtctggtttCAACACTTCGTcagtttggattcgaaagtcccacaggatcttgaccttctcattttccattactttctctggacaatgttcccaccagttcttagctgttcttatgttgtaattcttgcataaattccagtggatcatcttggccactgagttgtgtctctgtttgtactcagtctgggcaatctttttgcagcagctgaggacatgatctacagtttcatcaacttctttgcacaatctgcattttgcatcatctgaggatttttcgatttggCCTTGATctcttgggtggctaaaatcagggattcggtttcctttttcagagttccagttgttaaccacagccaggtctttttgttatccaccttgtctttgattttatccagaaattggccatgcagtgctttgttgtgccagctttcagtcctcattttaatcacattttttctgtattcttgtttggttttctgggtttgcagcaaatatctgttcttcacttcaatcaatgcctgttcttggctttccttcacataatcggccagtgcatgcttctcctcttccactgtttgctgtacttgcagtaagcccctgcctccagatctccggggaaggtataatctatcagtatcactgtgtgggtgtaaggcacggtgcattgtcataagattattattattgttgttgttgttgtcgtcgtcgtcgtcatcgtcgtcagCCACAGGCCATCAAATACAATAATCATTAAGCAGTGGCATTAAAAAGTCGCTAGGGCAACTCCGGAGGAGACCTCCTCATGAGATCCCTTTCAGCAACTATCTGAGCTTGCCAAATTGGGGCCCTTATAGAAGACTTGTGCTCAGTTTCACATGCCCAGAACTGGTGTGCTCTTGCATTTTACTTAATGTTTTTGCTCTTGTGAGAATTCATTACTGTTCCAAGTTCAATTTTATCTATTACCCTTTCTGTTGCAGCAACTGTTTTAAAATTCACTTTGTGTCTACACTCAATGCAGTCATtgctttttacaaaaaaaaatgttttaaattgcttcAACTGTACAACGGCATGCTTATGAGAGAATCCCTAGTCCTACTCTTCTTATCAGGATAGACTTCTGTAACAATACAACATTCCCAACAGGTGATCTCCTAAACGGGacacatttttcctttctttctactCTGCAGCATTTTAAGAAAGTATTGTGTTTTCCAGTCCTTTAAAGCCCAATGGACTGCCACATTCCTTCCAGTCTACCACTATCTGCTGACTCTGACAGCTCTTCAGGGAACGTTGCTTCTTTGCCAAGAATGACATGGCACCATTTCAGCTACAACTGCCCGCTCAACAGGTGCCAAACAGACAGCAAACAGATTGCTTGGAGAAAGGACTTCTGCAAGAACAAGCGGAAAAAAGAGGGCATTGCTCCTGAAAGATGGATAGGATGGTATTTGCCCACAATAAACCCAGATGGTTTATAGATCTCTACCACAACTGTCTTCCACTTACTCTATGCTAGAAACAGGAACACATTGAAAAgatgaggggcggggggaggttgtGTTCTTTTTTgagctttttcattttttccagtggaaaatggGTAGGAGGAGTGACGGGAATATCTCTTGTGACTGCTTTCATTTCAAAACAATGACTAAAATGCTTTTAAAGGTCAGGCTCCTTATTAGAAGGAGCCCCATGGggcaaagtggtaagctgcagtactatgGTCAAAGCATTGCTCACAATCTGTGTTCGATCCCAagggaagtcaatttcaggtcactggcttaaggttgactcagccttccattcttctgaggttagTGAAATGAGTACGCAGCTTGCTGGAGTAAAGTGTAGATatctgggaaaggcaatggcatacCATCCTGTAAAGATACATCGCCTAGTAAATGTCGTTATGTGATGTTACTAcatgggtcagtagtgacccGGTGTTTGCATGGGGGACTgattacctttacctttcttATTAGAAGCCTCGATCTATGGACTGCATCAACTTACACGGTGTAGTCTGCCTTGAgtcttagtaaaaaaaaaaaaagtcagcctGTGAAGACAGCAATTTCTTAAAAGTTCTTTCAACAGTAAAGTTTAAGACGTAAACTGAATGTATTGCGTTTATTACAATTTCCACTACAATTCTGCTTTCTCTTCTATGAACAATTTCCCCCAAGGCTTTCAAAACATTCAGAGATTTTACATCTGCACTTTGTACCTAATTCTGATTTCAGtttttgttcttatgtccttgATGGTGCCCTCTTTAGGACTGTCCACATGCCAGGGCTGGCGGCAACATTCCCaggtgtctcggttcctaagaccattggaaatatgtgttttccaatggtcttaggcgacccctgtgaaagggtcattcgacccccaaagggttcatgacccacaggttgagaaccgctggtttagTCTaaaatgctttgcaaaaaaccaCAAAATAATGGGGAAATCCTGTATAGATACTATTTATTCATACTATTTGTAGCATTTAGACTTTCTTAGTACTGAATTTTGTTAAATTGCAGGGTTTAAACCCTACATCTGTGTTCCATATATTCTATTAATTAGATACGTTGTAAACAAACCATATGATTTATCATTTATAGTCCAATGATATATATTAGCTGTCACAATTTAGCTGATTAGAAACATATACCTTCGGTATATCTATGCATAAGCACAGATGATCTTCAGTTTGCAGAATGTAGTCTTTGATAATTAGCCAAAGACTATAAAAGGCATCATTGTTCTAGGAACAGAAATAATTACATCCATCCTCTAATGTGAGCAGGCAATGAATTAACCTATTACTTAGTCATTAGAAACATTGTTGTGGGGGGCACTGTCTTAAATGGAATGATTATTACTTAAGTCCTTACTGGGCAATGAACATCACAGAAGAAATGAGTTAGCACTTGTTACATGATGTACATGGACAGCAACTGGCCAGGAGTAAACAATCCACATCTCTTTTCATCTACTATATTATGAATTCCTCCCTGTGTTCCCATCGCCAGaatatctagggcaggggtctgcaacctgtggctctccagatgttcatggactacaattcccatcagcccctgccagcatgcccaattggccctgctggcaggggctgatgggaattgtagtccacgaacatctggagagccacgggttgcagacccctgatatagggcTTAAACCAGGAAATTTCAGGATCTGAAGTTTTGGCAGGACGTGATGAACTCCCATAGAATGTACATGCTCATGTCCTTTTCAACATGCAACATCAGATAACGTGGATGTACATCTTTGCCTTATCAAAAAGTAGTGCATTCATTTGATGCCATCCAATTGAGGCAACTGCCCTCCAGCATCACAAGTTTGATATGGGACCTTGTCTTGGTCACAATGCTTGTTGGTTTAGCCAGAGTGCTCCTTATAACAAGAATTCTGAAAATCAACCACTCAGTCTGCTGAAGACATGTTGGATGTCGTGCTTTCTAGGAAGCAAACAGACGACGAGGAAATACAAGTGCCTTCAGATGAGCAGTGAAGGACTATAAAATGGTCCTCCTTGACTGCTGCACAGCTTAGCAGCTGACAAGAATGGGAGCAAGATGACTCAAAAATAACTAGAAACAAGCGCTGTGTTAAAAAAGGAGGAAGCTACATACTTCCCCCCTATATTATTATATCAAAAGCCATATACCACTGCTGGAAAGGATCTTCCCATTATTTTTTTCTACAATACAGACTTTTGACATTCATTACAATAGCTGTCCCCTCCCATTTCTTTGGTGTGGTTAAAGGGCATTTCCCTTTAATTtggacaacaacaaaaactggTTTTCTCCCGTTGAAAGGGGGAAATGCAGGGTTGCTCCACCCAGAGCCATCTAAGGAAGGGGTGCAGCTAAGCTCTGCTTTCAGAATGGTAGAAGGCAGCTTACAGCCACGCCTTCCCAATGATTTCAGTAGGGTTGACAGGTCCCACAaccactggtgggggtggggggaatgaggctgtcagatctgggttgggaaaccaatggagatttgggggtagagtttgaggaggacagggacctcagtggggcacagtgccatagggcccaccctccaaagcatccatttccacCTGGGGAACTAATTTCTgaagtctggaggtgagctgtaattctggaggatgccCAGGttccaactggaggctggcatccctggctTTTGAAGGCCCTTTTCCATTTCCTTGCTAATTTGCACTGCAGTTTTGTAGTTTAGCTGGATAGGAAACAGAGTTCCCATTCCCCCAGTGgtggattccctgctcctacctcTTATTTCTTACTGCTGCTACAAAAAAGTCATCGGGACAATggcgtgatgtcacttccagggataGCCCAAAATAATATTAAACCTCTATAGGAATCACTGGGAACTCTAAAACTGACATCTGCCCCATCTTCATGCCCTTCCCTGTGTCTCCCGCTGGTTGTTAGGCTGGGCTTTCCAACCCTAGTAGGGAAACGTGATGTGGGACTACGGCCTGCTTGCTGCCAGGTCTGCCCTTTTGCTCAGGTGTGATGAGGGAGAAGCAGGGGTGTAGTGTGAAAGGGCCAGATCTAGGGGGGCAGGTGCcccaggcagcaggcagagaggggcCAGCAGGTAAAAGGTGAGGGAGACTCAATTTCCTAGAAGATATGGCTACTTCTGCAGCGCATGTATCCGTTTCCCTGATTAAGTGGCTGCTAGGAGGTAGGGAAAGCTCAATAGTCCAGCAGAGATCGCTCATTGTGCAGCATGTGCACTCCCTTCCACtttaattctaatctggagaaccgggtttgattccccactccgccacctgagtggcagaggcttatctggtgaaccagatgtgtttccgcactcctacattcctgctgggtgaccttgagctagtcatagttctctcagaactctatatgcctcacccacttcacaaggtgcctgttgcggggagaggaggggaaaggagtttgtaggacaccttgagtctctttacgagagaaaaatccaaactcttcttctctgaggTCAGGTTGTGTCATGGGTTGACTGTCAAGGAtggacagaagacagggtgcagctgatagatatttactgcatgttaaacacaggtcagaaatgtctcttaaggcacctgacaaggcCCTGACaagagttcagtctgagaaccagtaagcaagctcacTAGCCCATCAGGTtgtcacaatccaaaacacaaatccaaaaagcaggTCCAGGGGGCAAAATCCAAGGGTCGTTACCagaaagcaggcttttctgagcaATCCACGGAACTGAAGCGGAG
The DNA window shown above is from Sphaerodactylus townsendi isolate TG3544 linkage group LG07, MPM_Stown_v2.3, whole genome shotgun sequence and carries:
- the KIAA1958 gene encoding uncharacterized protein KIAA1958 homolog, with protein sequence MEDCLHTSSENLAKLVSWAHSHGTICSLIPNLKHLLSEGSHGNLTAMWGCSAGHAYHWPLTATCRAGSQERVCFQDNRSFNSDSPSIIGMPSDTQTSPVERYSGRPGKAKLDCNRTRDSCDFSYCSEPSELDETVEGYEDEGTLFDMVCESSVTDEDSDFEPHPQRTQTVSRKRPGPSLSSSFHSGSQVDGSNSDPVVTKIKQEIPEDYYIVANAEITGGIDGPTLSLTQMSKPKTHPGASYPGPPKPASSLGADFDLQSVSASSSVISRPVVQKPAKVTLASPSRGPGSTPAPNAQGALQVPATTSNTGKQISIPLSALQLPGQEERATSEDLQPAPNQVPSDSALSPSVSTEPEVSSSQQQPSAAPAVTTEPMAQTIPDQDERAAELSREQNEKTIRSTQTALRNFREFLISKYPTETREIYVIPCKELDAYLASFFVDARQKDGSEYEPNSLANYQCGLERYLKEHRYGYSITRDKEFKRSQEALKQKQMELRCKGKGNKPHKSMKLTFADELILRKRGLLSRYNPEGLLNLVWLNNTKAFGHCTGFHGSTLKWGDIRLRVTETGLEYLEWMGQDSGDGNNKTKRAGTDSRVYATQHAPQTCPVQDYKEYAQRRPPAMRYEDAPFYLSIKPVVNLAALHWYNCQALGKNKLAKMVKTMCEKGNIPGRKTNFSVYQSCSTLSEAQSNQLVLICNNLSQQAAQSMAGHSSSGNFIVSATYDSSSDTA